ttgcgcggcactacgcttttcttcgcgCGCTTTCGTTCCGCCAACGACGATAGCGGCCCCTCATCGCGGGGAAACCGTCCCACCAGTGTAACGGCGACAACACATAAGGGAGAGTCATATCAAGgcttactcgtagccgctcgccatcaactcttgcaggagcagtgatacCCTCCCCCCCGTCACGCACGCTGGAACTgtggactgacctcagcagctgatgCCATGGACGAACGTGGCCCTCCCTACCTCACGCCACCCTGCCCCCACCCCCTCTCGGAAGCGCAGAGTTCGCCCACGCAGCTGCAGGTGCcgtggccgccggcaactcagtgcgcatgcgcaggccgtctcccctccgctcctcctccgctttccgcctcatgctttcacggTAGCCTCCTCCTTCACTTTGCTCCCCGCGCTCTCTTCTCTCATCTCGCgctgcgctccgtgttcgctttcatatttcgctatgctcgttcgctcggATACGAGGTACAACACTGTGGCACGCTGACGCTCAACATAGAAACGGGCGCCTAGGAACCACGCTGTTTGGACAAAAACATCGCCTAGGGTACAGCGCAAGTCGTCATCATTGCTGCAGTAGAGATTGCTGCCATCAATGTGGTTGCTTAGCGAGCAGCAGCGCTGTCTGCTGAAATTCTGGTTTTAATTGAAGCTTTTAGTAACCGCTGCTTGCACGAGGAGGCCCTGGTGGGGGTCGGtgaaaaacggagacgtacaaaagcaaagttcgcaatggggggtcagaaaacttggttgtgggttgtgtggtttcttttttttatttttttacctaggtaggccattaggcagtataatagcaagagcttgtaggggttggaggaccgacgtcgggatgaaaaccaaacttgggaggtttttattctacattatgtacaagaaggtgagcgacaagtaacatttgtacagacattacgggccggcagcaactcggacgctgcggcccgcggcaagaagttcgagagaggtgaatcagggaatcagggcatgctccagaatgctcaggtctctctggaaaaataatgtacagcgcaaaggacaaggacagtgatagatgacatacacagcgctgacttccaacaatattttattgcgtcgccacatcgtgtgtatatatacaagaagaggcatgcgcagaaaatatacgacagtcacagggggtgtcctaacagcaagtcattgaacaagaacatggtcaccaaaaaaattaagcaatacgattactatctgtttagaaacgcgctgtacattatttttgatcatgaattaccaactagcccaagcaaccaccctagttctctctggaaggcttcatataaacccttcgagcactgtaagtcacgtcatgtttgaccaatgggagagtccgctccgatgacgccactttcagccaatggtaggcgcccgtgtcgcggtgtcacacctggcggctctctgcggtcttgcctcgcagactggcaatgcacttctaacgaggagaaggggagggctgctcatgctccattgtccgaggcccacctgctaatcccggcggcgcacgaacttgttggcacgtgagcttgttgccttaaacttgtttgctcggccgctcctctggaatgtgctttcctgcttcggcattcctcaattagctgtgctgcgactcgaagtggtttggggaactcgaagtaatcgcaggaaacagctccatatctaacagctcgtcctcgccccggtagttctgaatggccggtgaactcaattcgctggccatgaggaacgctgatagaagctgcagggtactggggtcgagcctcgtttgacgaacttcgggatccttggccctggagaacagacgtcaaacaaaccaaacaacacagcgctgcaccacgcgtaagcgcaggctcttcacccctgactcgccaggctattactgagtcaaaatcaatcctgatcttttagttccccaattttgacaaagcagttccaaccacccttccaaacagctatccatttctcctcgattgccgacaagaccagagtactattgttgttgcaaaacaaaagggtcgttgacgatgcaaacaacaaatgaaaacagccgaacataacttaagtggcctaactacacgaacagcatgtttccaatctatcgcagtggcgtacttatcgcacgtattggtgccactgaacaatctggtcaaccaaCCTCACAaatacgtaatcacaagcgcactagccttgtggtcactaaacaaaacgcgtacttgcgttgtaggcaaacttttcacttacgcttactcacgtttcttccctgaaagtcctacaggacacgtgacgtaaacgaacaattaaactcgagggacttacacactccgcagaactcttaaaatgatgcgtcttctactaactctttccacgcacgttcactaaagaagtcagaatacggctgccctcgcacacactagcaacccagtcataaagtctgcttccttccgtccacacaggacacgcgctaatggaactaagaacgcttctccgtgcaaatcatgcacttactagaaacctacgcgcttaaccttacaaaattcaagaacacttaaaaagaaagaaggttaaataacacacacgcgcgttacgataggcctctcaacgataatcttgaccttcaggttactcacacacacacacacacaaaaaaaaagcctatctacttattaatgagcatctcgcgagactatatgtttacttaaaacgcatctttcaaatctcgagcttctcgaacgaaaacataaacaaagctcaaaccttatacccctgtcacacgagcactttaaaggcatttgaagaaaaagacaTCTCACACAAAGGAGTTGCATCCGCAGACACACGCCAAAGTTTAatctctttttcagaagcggTCTTTTCCGAAACCGGAGATCACCGATCTCTTTTACGGCTGGAAAGGCGTAGCCTCCAACGCAGTGGGCACCAGTAAttatcatgcaataaagaaacgaagcaaaAGTGCATTTTTATTTCAAGTGTACACATCACAAAAAAGGGTTTTGTCTTTCGTTGAACCTTAAGTAGGCGCAGTTTTGCACTTTTTGCACGGCACTCTCGTAAGCAGttcgaaaatatcacgtgacgctAACAGACGATGCAAATTCGCGCCATTTTCTGCGACCATGGCTACGGCGAGCGGTACCGACGAACAGCCTCCGGCACGCCAAAGAAAACCGCGGGTACAGTGGTCGGAGAGAGACACCTGGGCGTTAATCAAGTTATGGGAAGACAACCTGCCCTCGCTGCGTGCGCAGAAGCACAACGGAGGCGTTTACGATGGCATTGCACAAGCATTGACGAGCATGGGTGTACCTCGCACAAAGGCGCAAGTGCACAGCAAGATAGAGAACCTGGGACAGACCTACAGGTAAGACAAAGCACAGCAGTAAGCTGTGAGCGCTAAATTTACCTTGAAGCGGCTTCAGGCTGTggtcgcaagctgcaagctctcgtTTGTGGTGTCGCGACCTCAGCATCGAACGTTGTTTCCGTAGTAGGCAGCGACGGAACCCTAATCTAGCGGACGGAGCCGTAGTAACGAAGGTTTTAAGGCAGAGACCCTTCATTTCAGCTAGCGTCGAATTTTGCAGGGCTGAACTGCGCCCTGCACACACGAAAGTCGACGACGCGCTAAAGGCTGTTTCTGCAATTCCTTTACAGTGCGAGTCGGTCTGAGTAAACGCAAATTCGCCTTCACATGCGGCGAAGAATGACAACCCGCGCAGGTCGTCAATAGCATGATTTCGTTCGTCACAAGATAACGGGAACCTTAACTTATGGACAGGCGCATTTCACATTATATTGTACGCCTTCTCACGGCAACATATAATACGAAGCAGGAAGTCGTCtgcatgttttcatttctgcAGATGTGACTACGGTTTGCATTTTTCTCGGACCATGCGCAAGCGTTGTTCTCAGACAAGAAAACATGAGAAACTTTAAATTTTTTCGAGTAAAAAGGGTTACCTTCGCTTCTCAGGCTTTCTGTACCATCAAGTCGCGTTTGTATCTATCGGCAAACGTTTTGCTCTGTGTATATCTTTACATTTTGAGTATATAAAATTTTAGTTCTTTCGTTTTCTTATCCAGGAGCTGCCTGAAACACATGACAACAGGGTCATCACCGCCGAGCTGGCCATTCTTCTCCGAAGTCCATAGGTTTCTAGGATCCCTGCCTGTTCACGATACATCTTTAATGGAAGAGGCTGGGTGCAGCGAGAGCACAACAAGCAGCACTGCCTCCGTCGAAGAAGTAAGAAATGCATAGTGGAGACTATATATGCTTTATTACAGTCAACTAAATTTCAAGACATAATGTAGCATCAGCTGTGCTGCCAAGCCCATAATCTGCACAACCCTGCAGTGTAGCGGACTGCTCTTGTTAATACTGTGGTTCATTTCTGCTTGTGCTCACGCGCTGTTCATTTTGCAAGCTTGGCAGTGCGCTGtttggagaataaaaaaaatgcagactctaaaataaaaaaacgtgaaTACATACACGCAAGGAGAGGCAGCTCTCTTGCAAGTAAAAACCCTGAACTAATTGTTTACCGCTTCACACATCAACTAATGTGGTCAATGTATTTCGGATCCCTTCTTCAAACGCAGCTGATCTTCGACATGCTTGATTCCGGCTCTGCTTCTTGTGAAGACGTCGCCGAAGATTGTTCACCTTCCGAGTCGCCAGTACAACAGGTTGAATCCAGGAACCTCGCAAGTGGCAGTTCCGAATGTGCCCGCAGGAAGAGAAGGCAACCGGCTGGCGACTTTCAAGAAAGGATGCTTGAGGAGCAGCGACGGCAGAGAGAGCAGTTTGCTGATGCGCACAAAATGGAAATGGATCTCCGTAAAGAGGGGCTCAAGTTGCAAGAGAAACTTGTAGATGCAATGTTGAAGTTTTTTAGTAAAAACTGACATGGTGTTCCACAATTGTTGCTGATTCTTGGGACTCTTGCGTTCAGTTCCTTCGCTTGTAATATTCCACAAGTGCTGTCCTGATGGCGGATGCATTTCCAATTTCAGCTTCTGTTCTGCGTGATGGCTGTGGAAATGTAGCATTGGACTGCTGCACCTCACTTAACCACTGTGGGTGGACACTGTCGTTGAAGTGCTCGCAAATGTTATTGAGCACGCAGCATGCTCGTATAGCCAAACGGGCATTGCCAACAGAACACTCCATTCTTTTCGCAATGAAACGGAACCGGGCCTTTAGCCTTCCGAATGCGTTTTCAACTATCCTCCTTGCTCCAGATAAATGACAGTTGAAATTCCTTTCAGCTTCACTGATGACAGTTCGGTGTCCAAATGGCTTCATGAGGTTTGGGGTTAGTGGAAATGCTTGATCGCATAATATTATCGGTGGGACTGCTGTGGTACCCACTGCGGCAACAGGTGCTTTGAAAAGGGGACTGTTGACAATCTTCGACAGCCGTGAAACACCAAACACATGTGCGTCGTGGCAGCGTCCTGGGGCACCGACATTGCAGTATCTGAATCGATACTTGTGGTCGACCAATGCTAGTAGGATAATACTGTGcctgcaagaaaaaacaaagtgcaaagtgaaTAAAGGTTAGTGCAGCATGGCACTGCTGAGTTCACTGCCTTTAGTTACTGTGATGCGATTTTACAGTTTGCTTTTATTAATAGCTGTGAGTGCAGCTCGGATTACATTATTTCACATAATGCCACAACCGGTCGCTGTTAGCGTACTCTACATCGTATAGGAGTTGCAGTCCTGCGGAgaactcttttcgtcgtcgcattaaaATTGTCGCTGCTAAACACTGCAAGACTGCGAACCAAATTACGCGTTTTCTTAAGAGCTGCTGGTAAAATTGAATAACATTTTACTTAGCAATAAAATATGGGTCAGtcagttacttttttttactaCTATAAAAATGGGCCCAAACAGAACACTTACATGAAATAAGTTAAATCGTGGCCACTTACCAACCCTTGTAGTTGTAGTAGTCGGTGGCGTACTTCTTTGGAGGCGAAATAGGGAAATGGCagccatcaagggcaccgacagctTGAGGGAAATCGCACACGGCTTCGAACTCTTGGATGTGCCTAGGCATTTCCTCTTCAGTAATCATTCTGATCCAGTCACTTTCGAGCACAGAGACAACAGCTGCGCAAAACTCTCTGTAAATGACGTTGACGGATGAGCGCCCAACGCCGAAGAGGTTTGCCACAGTTCTATCTTCGGCAGAAGAGCACAATTTGTAGAGGCCAATGGCGACACGCTTTTCCGCAGTGATCGGGTCACGCATGTTGGTAACTTGTTTTTCGAGCACATGGCGCAGACTTTCCACGAGAAACCGGAACGTTGAGGGGTTCACTCGAAACGACTGCTTGAAGTTGTGGCCACCGA
This genomic window from Dermacentor albipictus isolate Rhodes 1998 colony chromosome 9, USDA_Dalb.pri_finalv2, whole genome shotgun sequence contains:
- the LOC139049653 gene encoding myb/SANT-like DNA-binding domain-containing protein 1, producing MATASGTDEQPPARQRKPRVQWSERDTWALIKLWEDNLPSLRAQKHNGGVYDGIAQALTSMGVPRTKAQVHSKIENLGQTYRSCLKHMTTGSSPPSWPFFSEVHRFLGSLPVHDTSLMEEAGCSESTTSSTASVEELIFDMLDSGSASCEDVAEDCSPSESPVQQVESRNLASGSSECARRKRRQPAGDFQERMLEEQRRQREQFADAHKMEMDLRKEGLKLQEKLVDAMLKFFSKN
- the LOC139049652 gene encoding uncharacterized protein; translated protein: MEVENMGDCTDTKEKVEIACILARILAAESEADAAKAVKDRIKRQLLLNGCTFYALALPTRVCNRSTWAFIRHEKWFEETVPHLGGHNFKQSFRVNPSTFRFLVESLRHVLEKQVTNMRDPITAEKRVAIGLYKLCSSAEDRTVANLFGVGRSSVNVIYREFCAAVVSVLESDWIRMITEEEMPRHIQEFEAVCDFPQAVGALDGCHFPISPPKKYATDYYNYKGWHSIILLALVDHKYRFRYCNVGAPGRCHDAHVFGVSRLSKIVNSPLFKAPVAAVGTTAVPPIILCDQAFPLTPNLMKPFGHRTVISEAERNFNCHLSGARRIVENAFGRLKARFRFIAKRMECSVGNARLAIRACCVLNNICEHFNDSVHPQWLSEVQQSNATFPQPSRRTEAEIGNASAIRTALVEYYKRRN